One Papaver somniferum cultivar HN1 chromosome 10, ASM357369v1, whole genome shotgun sequence genomic window carries:
- the LOC113316625 gene encoding F-box protein At3g07870-like, giving the protein MELLNGAMHWVAEKVIVTDDRQAVTGVIVSFDIVEEKTKQMQTPIASFILGEEYKLRDVGLAVLRKDLYLAVRVSDILELWVMKDYGVVDSWTKLLSIPNNWGWGTLLSFNGEILLFTCYSKDNQVTDAYDLRNALVSYDLRNGRSTYLNINDMPGTFTAETFIESLVSLNPAR; this is encoded by the coding sequence ATGGAGCTTTTAAATGGAGCTATGCATTGGGTAGCAGAAAAGGTTATAGTTACCGATGATCGACAAGCAGTAACTGGGGTTATAGTTTCTTTTGACATAGttgaagagaaaaccaaacaaatGCAAACACCAATTGCAAGTTTCATATTGGGTGAAGAATACAAACTTAGAGATGTAGGACTGGCTGTGCTTAGAAAGGACCTTTACCTCGCAGTCCGTGTTTCAGACATATTAGAGTTATGGGTCATGAAGGATTATGGCGTGGTAGATTCATGGACTAAGCTTTTGAGTATTCCAAATAATTGGGGGTGGGGGACGCTGCTGTCATTCAACGGCGAGATCCTCCTATTCACGTGTTACTCAAAAGATAACCAAGTTACGGATGCATACGACTTGAGAAATGCTTTAGTCTCATATGACTTGAGAAATGGAAGATCTACATATTTGAATATCAATGATATGCCGGGAACCTTTACTGCAGAAACCTTTATCGAGAGTCTCGTTTCCCTTAATCCGGCCAGATGA